In Aerococcus loyolae, a genomic segment contains:
- a CDS encoding 5-methyltetrahydropteroyltriglutamate--homocysteine S-methyltransferase, translated as MTEFTQLKQSPFRYDHVGSFLRPQELIEARAKFENGEIEYSELKTLEDQAIIDLIKKEEAAGLKTITDGEFRRKSWHFDFFWGLNGVDRVKVEAGTQFSGEQVFAVTSRIVDKITGDNHPFVEHFKFTQSHASDHVDVKQTIPAPAQFLQEVLRDFNKEYTQAIYSQLDDLLADIAHAYSQVIDDLYQAGCRTVQFDDCTWGRLAGGKDYDGSEYSPEKIEELKALYVRVNNAVIANKPSDLRINTHVCRGNFRSTWFASGGYDTVQSPLFDQENVHAYFLEYDSDRAGTFEPLKSVSDDKHVVLGLVTTKTAELESKDDLIARIKEASHYVPLDRLSISPQCGFSSNEIGNKISEEDQWKKIKLLIQVAQEVWGEEA; from the coding sequence ATGACAGAATTTACTCAATTAAAACAATCACCATTTCGTTATGACCATGTGGGATCTTTTCTGCGTCCCCAAGAGCTGATTGAAGCCAGAGCGAAATTTGAAAACGGAGAAATTGAATATTCAGAACTTAAAACTTTAGAAGACCAAGCGATTATTGACCTGATCAAAAAGGAAGAAGCCGCTGGTTTAAAGACCATCACGGATGGTGAATTCCGCCGCAAAAGTTGGCATTTTGACTTCTTCTGGGGACTCAATGGCGTTGATCGTGTTAAAGTAGAAGCCGGTACTCAATTCTCAGGAGAGCAAGTTTTTGCTGTAACCAGTCGTATTGTCGACAAAATTACTGGTGATAACCATCCCTTTGTTGAGCATTTCAAATTTACCCAATCTCATGCTTCTGACCATGTGGATGTAAAACAAACTATTCCCGCACCAGCTCAATTTTTGCAAGAAGTTTTACGTGACTTTAATAAGGAATATACCCAGGCTATCTATAGCCAATTAGACGATTTATTAGCAGATATTGCCCATGCCTATAGCCAAGTCATTGATGATCTCTATCAAGCAGGCTGTCGGACGGTTCAATTTGATGATTGTACTTGGGGACGCTTAGCTGGGGGCAAGGATTATGATGGAAGTGAATACAGCCCAGAAAAAATCGAAGAACTAAAAGCCCTTTATGTCCGCGTCAATAATGCGGTAATCGCAAATAAACCTTCCGATTTACGAATCAATACCCATGTCTGTCGGGGGAATTTCCGTTCTACCTGGTTTGCTTCAGGGGGTTATGATACCGTACAAAGTCCCTTGTTTGACCAAGAAAATGTCCATGCCTACTTCCTAGAGTATGACTCTGACCGGGCGGGGACTTTTGAGCCTCTTAAGAGTGTATCTGATGACAAGCATGTAGTTTTAGGTTTGGTGACAACAAAGACAGCTGAGTTAGAAAGCAAAGACGACTTAATTGCTCGGATTAAAGAAGCCAGTCATTATGTTCCCTTAGATCGTTTAAGTATTAGCCCTCAATGCGGATTTTCTTCCAATGAAATTGGCAATAAGATCAGTGAAGAAGACCAATGGAAGAAAATAAAATTATTAATCCAAGTGGCTCAAGAAGTATGGGGCGAAGAGGCCTAA
- a CDS encoding DUF5058 family protein yields MNEEVHYLEIANSPIVFILCAIVILIVSVQAILFIKKAYNRGLELGMTKKTLKRAMTNSAMLSVVPSLPIIVMMLALSVPLGKYFPWLRLSIVGSAGYEGMAANIAAQSQGLTDISDPNLTAEVFIIIMFVMTIGIIWGILFNILFMGKLDQVSQKAKEESHNTNIVALVSGALFTAMLITLSTPYVFNTENISSLVAFLAAGLTTLIIDFLAKRFGWTSLKDYSLPVALIVGMGAVILQAQIF; encoded by the coding sequence ATGAATGAAGAAGTTCACTACTTAGAAATTGCTAACAGCCCGATCGTTTTCATCCTGTGCGCCATAGTCATTTTAATTGTTAGCGTTCAAGCAATCTTGTTTATCAAGAAAGCCTATAATCGAGGTCTGGAATTAGGAATGACCAAGAAAACTTTAAAAAGAGCGATGACCAATAGTGCCATGCTATCTGTAGTTCCTTCCCTGCCTATTATCGTGATGATGCTAGCCTTATCTGTGCCTTTAGGAAAATACTTTCCTTGGCTTCGTCTATCGATTGTTGGTTCAGCCGGCTATGAGGGGATGGCGGCTAATATTGCTGCCCAAAGTCAAGGACTTACCGACATTTCAGACCCTAACTTAACAGCAGAAGTCTTCATCATTATCATGTTTGTGATGACTATTGGGATCATATGGGGGATACTATTTAACATCCTCTTTATGGGTAAGCTAGACCAAGTCTCCCAAAAAGCTAAGGAAGAAAGCCATAATACGAATATAGTCGCTTTAGTATCGGGCGCTTTATTTACGGCAATGTTGATTACTTTATCGACACCTTATGTATTTAATACGGAAAATATCTCATCCCTTGTGGCTTTTTTGGCCGCCGGACTGACGACTTTAATCATCGATTTCTTAGCAAAGCGCTTTGGCTGGACTAGCCTAAAAGATTATTCCCTACCCGTTGCTTTAATAGTAGGGATGGGAGCTGTCATCCTACAAGCACAAATATTTTAA
- a CDS encoding ABC transporter ATP-binding protein, producing the protein MIEFDQVEKIYPGNVQALKKSSLTINDGEFVCFIGRSGSGKTTALRMINRMHDPSSGAILINGQKTTDLNPVDLRRKIGYVIQQIGLMPHMTIYDNIVTVPRLLKVDEEECKRIAHRLLKRVELPEDYLDRYPSELSGGQQQRVGVIRALAANPEIVLMDEPFGALDPITRDSLQELVKDLQREYGSTFVFVTHDMDEALALADRIAIWRDGDLVQYDTPDNIIQNPADDYVRDFLGEDRLMQARANIITVKEIMNTNPLTISLGKSISDAIRVMRNNRVDSLFVIDDYRHLMGRISLETITHEQSRDASVSAVMDQRTYPVQEDDLVQDTMQRILKGALPNIPVVNSDRQLTGIVTRSALVNFVYDSVWGDDSEEDNSEEAVTSQEEGTE; encoded by the coding sequence ATGATTGAATTTGATCAGGTTGAGAAAATTTATCCTGGCAATGTCCAGGCCTTAAAGAAATCGTCCCTAACGATTAATGATGGTGAGTTTGTTTGTTTTATCGGACGATCGGGTAGTGGGAAAACTACCGCACTCCGTATGATTAATCGGATGCATGACCCCAGTTCTGGGGCCATATTAATTAATGGACAAAAGACCACCGACCTTAATCCCGTTGATTTAAGGCGTAAAATTGGTTATGTCATCCAACAAATTGGACTCATGCCCCACATGACCATTTACGATAACATTGTTACCGTACCACGCTTGCTCAAAGTTGACGAAGAAGAATGCAAAAGAATTGCCCATCGCTTATTAAAGCGGGTGGAATTACCGGAAGATTACCTTGACCGCTATCCTTCAGAACTATCAGGAGGTCAGCAACAGCGGGTTGGGGTTATCCGTGCTTTAGCCGCTAATCCAGAAATTGTTTTAATGGATGAACCCTTTGGAGCTTTGGACCCCATCACCAGGGATTCCTTACAAGAACTCGTCAAAGATCTACAAAGAGAATATGGGTCAACCTTCGTTTTTGTGACTCATGATATGGATGAGGCACTCGCATTGGCTGACCGAATTGCTATTTGGCGGGATGGCGATCTGGTTCAATACGATACTCCAGATAATATTATTCAAAATCCTGCAGACGACTATGTCCGCGATTTCTTAGGAGAAGACCGCCTCATGCAGGCTCGGGCCAATATCATCACTGTTAAGGAAATTATGAACACCAATCCCTTAACGATTAGTTTGGGCAAATCGATTAGCGATGCTATTCGAGTTATGCGCAATAACCGTGTTGATTCTCTATTTGTGATTGATGATTATCGTCATCTAATGGGAAGAATTAGCCTGGAAACCATTACTCATGAACAATCCCGTGATGCTTCTGTCAGTGCGGTAATGGACCAAAGGACCTATCCAGTCCAAGAGGATGACTTGGTCCAAGATACCATGCAACGGATCCTAAAAGGGGCTTTGCCTAATATTCCAGTCGTCAATAGTGACCGGCAATTAACCGGCATTGTCACCCGCAGTGCCTTAGTTAACTTCGTTTACGATAGTGTCTGGGGCGATGATAGTGAAGAAGATAATTCAGAAGAAGCAGTCACCAGTCAAGAAGAGGGGACTGAATAA
- a CDS encoding superoxide dismutase family protein has product MSDEKVVVNMLNQKGEDSGTATFEEGDGKVKVTVDFHGLPEGEFAMHIHEYGAASPEEEFADAKSHFNPTGVDHGKKSENGPHLGDLPNIEVPASGDFKGVYEIEGLSLKEDAKYSLHNEGNGTALIVHTGADDYISQPTGDAGGRQLGGVIFPAK; this is encoded by the coding sequence ATGTCAGATGAAAAAGTTGTTGTTAACATGCTTAATCAAAAAGGTGAAGATTCAGGTACCGCTACCTTTGAAGAAGGCGACGGTAAGGTAAAAGTCACTGTAGATTTTCACGGTTTACCAGAAGGTGAATTTGCAATGCACATTCACGAATATGGTGCTGCATCTCCAGAAGAAGAATTTGCTGATGCAAAAAGTCACTTCAACCCAACAGGTGTTGACCATGGTAAAAAATCAGAAAATGGTCCTCACTTAGGTGACTTACCAAACATTGAAGTTCCAGCTAGTGGTGACTTTAAAGGGGTCTACGAAATTGAAGGTCTTTCTCTAAAGGAAGACGCTAAATATTCCCTTCATAATGAAGGCAACGGGACAGCCCTCATTGTTCACACTGGTGCAGATGACTATATTTCCCAACCTACAGGGGATGCTGGTGGTCGTCAATTAGGTGGCGTAATCTTCCCAGCTAAATAA
- a CDS encoding ArgE/DapE family deacylase produces MLFTDEEKLQILRDVLAIESENDQEAEVAEYFSRLLAKYGIESEIIEYQAGRSSLIANIYGSEGREGKVLVYSGHFDVVSAGDHSDWTYPPFAGEIHDGKIYGRGTSDMKSGLVDLVLAAIELKEAGANFKGCLRLALTVGEEIGMYGSKQLVEAGYLDDADGFLIAEPSGSESVIYAHKGSIQYEIIAHGKTVHSSMPEVGIDALQLMVDYINLSNQRFDESFNTESAYNADLGKTLNVNTVIEGGTQINSVAGLVKMKANTRTVPEAGNDLVLSIINDCIEELNAKSEGYLELNLLQNNPPATSTEDNDLIKAIQSCVSHELELTVTGGATDASNFGKIGEDYDLAVYGPGEPSVAHQENEYVSLDKFLAFVDIYKEIALNYFK; encoded by the coding sequence ATGCTGTTTACGGATGAGGAAAAATTACAAATTTTACGCGACGTATTAGCAATTGAAAGTGAGAATGATCAGGAGGCAGAAGTCGCTGAATATTTTAGCCGCTTACTGGCTAAGTATGGTATTGAGAGCGAAATTATTGAATACCAAGCTGGGCGTTCTTCACTTATTGCCAATATCTATGGTAGTGAAGGTAGAGAAGGAAAGGTCTTGGTCTATTCAGGGCATTTTGATGTCGTATCTGCAGGCGACCATAGTGACTGGACCTATCCGCCTTTTGCTGGAGAGATTCATGATGGAAAAATCTATGGCCGGGGGACTTCAGATATGAAGTCTGGTTTGGTGGACTTGGTTTTAGCTGCCATTGAATTAAAGGAAGCTGGCGCCAATTTTAAAGGTTGCCTACGCTTAGCCCTAACGGTTGGTGAAGAAATTGGCATGTATGGGTCGAAACAATTAGTCGAAGCAGGTTATTTAGATGATGCAGATGGCTTTTTAATTGCAGAACCATCAGGGAGTGAATCAGTGATATATGCCCATAAGGGATCTATCCAATATGAAATTATTGCCCATGGTAAAACTGTTCACTCTTCCATGCCAGAAGTGGGCATTGATGCCTTGCAGTTAATGGTAGATTACATTAACTTAAGTAATCAACGTTTTGACGAAAGCTTTAATACAGAATCCGCTTATAATGCTGACCTAGGGAAGACCCTAAATGTCAATACAGTGATCGAGGGCGGAACTCAGATCAATAGTGTGGCTGGTTTAGTAAAAATGAAAGCCAATACCCGGACAGTTCCTGAAGCGGGCAATGATTTAGTTTTATCGATAATTAATGACTGTATCGAAGAGTTAAATGCTAAAAGTGAGGGATATTTAGAATTAAATCTTCTTCAAAACAATCCACCAGCAACCTCAACAGAAGATAATGATTTAATAAAAGCCATTCAATCCTGTGTCAGTCATGAATTAGAGCTGACCGTTACCGGAGGAGCAACAGATGCTTCTAACTTTGGTAAAATTGGCGAAGACTATGATTTAGCGGTTTATGGGCCCGGAGAACCCTCAGTCGCTCACCAAGAAAATGAATATGTCTCCTTAGATAAATTTTTAGCTTTCGTTGATATCTATAAAGAAATAGCTCTAAACTACTTTAAATAA